One Lepisosteus oculatus isolate fLepOcu1 chromosome 12, fLepOcu1.hap2, whole genome shotgun sequence genomic window, CTGTTTGACACAGATCTCTCCAATGATGAAGTCATACGTGAGATCCTgacctgtgtctctctgtcctccCCGGGACCCCATGTGTTCCTGGTGGTGATCCAGCTGGGCAGATTCACACAGGAGGAGAAGGAGACAGTGAAGCTGATCCAGGAGACCTTTGGAGAGAGAGCAGTAGATTACACCATGGTGCTGTTCACACAGGGGGATCGACTGAGGGGTAGAAGTATTGAGGATTTTCTCTGTAGGAGTGATGATCTTAAGCAGTTTGTCAGTCACTGTGGGGGTCGTTATCATGTGTTTAACAATGTGAATCCAGAGAACCGCAGTCAGGtgacagagctgctggagaagatagagGAGATGGTGGAGAGGAATGGAGGAGGCTGTTTCACCAATGACATGTATCCAGAGGCTGAGAGAGCGATCAGGGAGGAACAGGAGAGGatcctgagggagagagagccgGAGATCCGCAGACAGGAGGAGGACCTGGAGAGGAGATACAGGGGAGAGGAGCTGGAGAAGAAGAAGAGAGAGCtcaggagacaggaggagagaagagCCAGAgataaagcagaaataaattatgaatttaaaaataGATGTTTGATTATATGAGGACGAGCAGCCATAGGAGCAGCAGTGGGAGCAGCAGCATTGGGAGCAGCAGCATTGGGAGCAGCAGCATTGGGAGCAGCAGTGGGAGCAGCAGTGGGTGGACCAATAGGATTTGCAATAGGAGCAAAATTAGGACTAGCAGTGGGGGGCACAGTGGGGGGCACAGTGGGGGGCACAGTGGGGGGAGCAGCTGTGGGTTTAGGAGGATTGTTGAAGTTTAAGGATGAAATACCGGAGAAATGCCGAATTCAGTGAGAGCAGGTGTGTTGGTGTTGTGATGGATCAGGGACTGAGGCAACAGATCCAGGAAGAGTCTTCAGTCATCAAGGTGGAAATACACCTTAgaaacacagaacagaaaaaatcaaaatacccCTGTCTGCACAAAGACAACCTGAAGGGTTGGATGCACAGACAGCAAtaacaagcaaaataaaaataaacaacaataaaaatagaacaATAAAATATCATACCTTCACGTTGAACACAGGCTTTCAGTCTGAAGTGGAGAGTCTGCAATCTCCAGGCCAGATCCAGTCCATTGACTGACCCCAGCCAGCCCCTGAGGAGTGTGTGTGCTTGGACAGTATATTAAAGGAGCTGCTTATAATGTAATCAGGAGCTGTACTTCTGTCACTCCTGCAGTTGAGGTGCTGGTCATCTTAGTTTTGAGCTGTTTTTATGATTTAAGGCTGAGAATCTTGTAACTCAAATGTGTGGACGAATTGTTATTTCATGAATAAAAGATTTGTTTAATAAGAAATCCTAGTTGTTACTGACCAAATAGAATTATTTTGAACTTTGTGTGTCCAACAAAGAAGACATGATCCGGGTGTGTGTGAAGCAGACATTTCCTTTAGTACTTGTGCACACTGGAGCCAAAGCTGA contains:
- the LOC107076253 gene encoding GTPase IMAP family member 7-like isoform X3, producing the protein MSDRTPLLAGGSELGDVSLNLLDAGEEDSTEIRILLLGKIGVGKSASGNTILGREEFTSELSPSTVTQRCKKRTGEVSGRSVAVIDTPGLFDTDLSNDEVIREILTCVSLSSPGPHVFLVVIQLGRFTQEEKETVKLIQETFGERAVDYTMVLFTQGDRLRGRSIEDFLCRSDDLKQFVSHCGGRYHVFNNVNPENRSQVTELLEKIEEMVERNGGGCFTNDMYPEAERAIREEQERILREREPEIRRQEEDLERRYRGEELEKKKRELRRQEERRARDKAEINYEFKNRCLII
- the LOC107076253 gene encoding GTPase IMAP family member 7-like isoform X1; amino-acid sequence: MSDRTPLLVFTAGGSELGDVSLNLLDAGEEDSTEIRILLLGKIGVGKSASGNTILGREEFTSELSPSTVTQRCKKRTGEVSGRSVAVIDTPGLFDTDLSNDEVIREILTCVSLSSPGPHVFLVVIQLGRFTQEEKETVKLIQETFGERAVDYTMVLFTQGDRLRGRSIEDFLCRSDDLKQFVSHCGGRYHVFNNVNPENRSQVTELLEKIEEMVERNGGGCFTNDMYPEAERAIREEQERILREREPEIRRQEEDLERRYRGEELEKKKRELRRQEERRARDKAEINYEFKNRCLII
- the LOC107076253 gene encoding GTPase IMAP family member 7-like isoform X4 — protein: MSDRTPLLAGGSELGDVSLNLLDGEEDSTEIRILLLGKIGVGKSASGNTILGREEFTSELSPSTVTQRCKKRTGEVSGRSVAVIDTPGLFDTDLSNDEVIREILTCVSLSSPGPHVFLVVIQLGRFTQEEKETVKLIQETFGERAVDYTMVLFTQGDRLRGRSIEDFLCRSDDLKQFVSHCGGRYHVFNNVNPENRSQVTELLEKIEEMVERNGGGCFTNDMYPEAERAIREEQERILREREPEIRRQEEDLERRYRGEELEKKKRELRRQEERRARDKAEINYEFKNRCLII
- the LOC107076253 gene encoding GTPase IMAP family member 7-like isoform X5, with product MSGRFTCLGEEDSTEIRILLLGKIGVGKSASGNTILGREEFTSELSPSTVTQRCKKRTGEVSGRSVAVIDTPGLFDTDLSNDEVIREILTCVSLSSPGPHVFLVVIQLGRFTQEEKETVKLIQETFGERAVDYTMVLFTQGDRLRGRSIEDFLCRSDDLKQFVSHCGGRYHVFNNVNPENRSQVTELLEKIEEMVERNGGGCFTNDMYPEAERAIREEQERILREREPEIRRQEEDLERRYRGEELEKKKRELRRQEERRARDKAEINYEFKNRCLII
- the LOC107076253 gene encoding GTPase IMAP family member 7-like isoform X2, which gives rise to MSDRTPLLVFTAGGSELGDVSLNLLDGEEDSTEIRILLLGKIGVGKSASGNTILGREEFTSELSPSTVTQRCKKRTGEVSGRSVAVIDTPGLFDTDLSNDEVIREILTCVSLSSPGPHVFLVVIQLGRFTQEEKETVKLIQETFGERAVDYTMVLFTQGDRLRGRSIEDFLCRSDDLKQFVSHCGGRYHVFNNVNPENRSQVTELLEKIEEMVERNGGGCFTNDMYPEAERAIREEQERILREREPEIRRQEEDLERRYRGEELEKKKRELRRQEERRARDKAEINYEFKNRCLII
- the LOC107076253 gene encoding GTPase IMAP family member 7-like isoform X6; translation: MSDRTPLLGEEDSTEIRILLLGKIGVGKSASGNTILGREEFTSELSPSTVTQRCKKRTGEVSGRSVAVIDTPGLFDTDLSNDEVIREILTCVSLSSPGPHVFLVVIQLGRFTQEEKETVKLIQETFGERAVDYTMVLFTQGDRLRGRSIEDFLCRSDDLKQFVSHCGGRYHVFNNVNPENRSQVTELLEKIEEMVERNGGGCFTNDMYPEAERAIREEQERILREREPEIRRQEEDLERRYRGEELEKKKRELRRQEERRARDKAEINYEFKNRCLII